A segment of the Echinicola strongylocentroti genome:
GCTACAGAGGGTCATAAACCATTGTATATTCATTTTTTTCTTTAACATACCGAGAAATATTGGCAAATTGCAGCCGAATTTAATTTGGGGCAGCAAGGCTGTTTACAATAAAGGAACTAAAATAGTTTTTAAAACATTGATTTATATTGAATTAATCCCTTACTAATGACGATACATAAAGAAGGAAGAATATTATTATTCTGGATGTTGGTGGTGCTGGCAGGCATTAATTTTGCCACACACCAGTTGATGCCTGGGCAAGAGACAGTGCTGAACCTAATACTGCTGGCGAGTATTATCATTTACCTGCTGGTACTGCAATTTTTCAGAAATCCCCGGATAGCTATGCCTGATGATGAGCAGTTGGTATATGCTCCTGCTGATGGTAAAGTAGTTGTGATCGAAGAGGCCGAGGAAGAGGAGTTTTTGAATGAACGGAGAAAGCAGATTTCGATTTTCATGTCTCCCGTCAATGTGCATGTGAACCGGTCGCCTATAAGTGGAATAGTGTCGTATTTTAAATACCATCCTGGCAAGTACATGGTGGCATGGCACCCAAAAGCAAGTTATGAGAATGAACGCACCACGATGGTGGTCAAGCATACGAAAACAGGCGTACAGCTTTTGGTCAGACAGATAGCAGGGGCTGTGGCAAGAAGGATCAAATGCTATGTGAAAGAAGGTGACCCGTTGGTACAAGGTGGAGAATTTGGGTTTATCAAGTTTGGTTCAAGGGTGGATGTATTTGTTCCCCTGGATGCTGAGATTCTTGTGAACATTGACGACAAGACCAAAGGAGGTTTGACGCCATTGGCCAGACTAAAGTAAGTTGAAGAGGCAATATAAAGGCCACTGATGGCAGGTTTTACCCTGATATCAGTGGCTTTTTTGTGCATATTCCGAGTTTAGTTTTTTCCGATAGTATATCGCAGTCCGAAATTTCCACGAAGTCCGAAATCCCCATTGTACAGCGGTGTTGCTTCCATCATAATGGAGAAAGCTCGGTGATTTGAAATAGGCTTAAAGGCGAGCATCACAGGAGCTCCGATCCTTGCTCCATCATCAAACTCATAATACCCTAGCATTAACCCTGCCGAAGCGTTGTACCAATCAGACCTGTGAAAATTATATTGGCCGATAGCTTCAGCCCCAAAAAATGGGTTGAGAACATCTCCCGCAAACAATCGGCCTTCCCCAAAAAATTCCTTTTCGGGATCAGTGCCAGCTCCTAGTTGGGTGAGGATTCCATTGGAATAAACACCTACGGTTACTTGGGCGCTGGTATATTTTACTGTTGCAATAGAAAAAATAACCAGAAACAATGTGAATTTTAAATAGTTCATAATATTGTATATTAAATAGTTGATAACTTTCTAATATACAATTGTTTACCAGTATGTTGTAAAGGCAGTATGGTTTATTTTGTCGATAGAATATAGACTCCGGCACTCTCTTTTTGGTACAGTTCTCCCAAAGCAGGGATATGCTTAACGAGGTTTTCGAAAAGCCCTTCTTGGTCATAAATTACAGAAGGCTTTTCTTCCAGGAAGTCGAGATAGACCTCTACCATTTTTTCATGATCTTTAAAGTCCGTCAACATGCGCTTGGAGAGTCGGAAATTAAGGTAAGGACTTGCAAGTTCAGCATTTTGGTAAGCGCTTATTTCATCCCCAAGCACCACAATTCCTTTTCCGTTTGAATGAATGGGGGCATTAAGGACATAGTTCCATGTCTTTTTGGATTGGATTTTGTATACTGTCCATGTGTAACCAGCTGAAGGAATAAGCACTAAAAAAGTATAAAAGAGCAGGCTCAGCTGTTTTTTGTTGGTGAGGTATATGAAAATCTGCGAAATAAAATAAGTAAGGCCTGGCAAGATGATGACCATTTGGTAAGGTGTCCTCCTATTGGCGATAAAAACGGAAAAGACGGCAAAGATGGAGAACAAGAGCATGAGTTGTTTTTGCTTTTGCTGATTGACCGTAATGCTGGTAGTGACCGTGCCTACAAAGTACCCAATGACAGAAAATAGCAATGGGGCAACGAGTAAGGCGAGTAGGTCAATGTACGTGACATGTGGATAGCTACCGGTAATCCTAGTCGCCAAGATAAATTCGGTGATAAACTCCCGCAAGCCACCGATCCAAAAGAAGTAAATGCAGCATAAAACAAAGGGCTGCAAATAACCTACTAGGGAAAGCACGAGTTGGTTAAAGCTAAATCCACTGACGGTAATGCCTGCTACCAACAAAAACGGCAGGAATACAACCAGTGGAAAATGAAAACAAGCAGCAATGCCACCGAAAAGCCCCACCAGTAGAATAGATTCGGTGTTTTGTTCGTTGAGCAGGGTCTGGGAAAAAAGCTGGCCAAGGGCAAGAATGATAAAAGTAGTCCCCATCAAAGCCGGGGATAGGGTCAACAGGTCAAATGAAAAATGAAAAAGAATGAGCATGACCAATGCTGGAATATAGGAAGTATTATCAAAAGACTTATAAGCAATAAAAAGTCGATTGACGTAGTATATCTGGAAGAGGATGACACAAGCTGCCATTAGCTTATAGGCCCACCAAGAACGGCCTACCAAGAAGTCGATGAGCCAGTATACATAAGCGGAAAACGGCCCAATGTCGTCCACAATATCCACATAAAGGAAGTGCCCGCTGCTGAGCCTTTCTCCTACCAGCATCCAGGATAGCTCCGGGGTGAGCAGAGGTATTCCCATAAGTAAATAGGGAAGGCTAAGTGCAAGAAAGAGCAGTGCGATTCCTAGGATTCTAAATGGGTCGTTGATTTTGAAAAAGCTTAACAAGGATAATATCTGTTGATAGTTGTGTATTCTGAACGTACGAAATTAAAGGTTAGTCGATTAAATCACTAAATTTGTAACGATAATTATTCATTATGGAAAGTAAGAGACAACAAAAGTATTCGAAGTTAATCCAAAAGGAACTAGGAGATATATTTCAGCGTGAGTCGAAGCCCTTGGTGGGCAATGCCATGGTGACGGTGACCCGGGTGATCATGAGCCCAGATCTCGGGGTGGCCAAGGTCTCCCTTAGTTTTTTATTGGCCAATAATAAAGAGTTGCTTGAGAAAATAGATGATCATAAAAAGGAGATAAGAAAACACCTTGGCAAACGAATAGGCAAGACCGTGAGAAGTATTCCTGAACTGGTCTTCTACCCTGATGATTCTTCGGCTTATGCCCAGCACATGGACAAAATCATTGATGACCTGGATATTCCAGAAGGATCTGATGAGGACGAAGAGGACGATTGATCGATTATGAAAGATATCAAAGCGTAATAATATTCACCATTAATCTCGATATTACCATCCTGTGAACCTTTCCTTTTTTATTGCATCCCGATATTTCAGAAGTAAAAAGAAGCGGAATTTTATCAATATTCTATCCCGGATAGCGATGATAGGTGTGGCGGTAGGGACCATGGCATTGATCATAGTGCTTTCGGTATTCAATGGCCTAGAGGATTTGATCAGGGGACTGTACGCTTCTTTTGATGCTCCCCTAAAGATAGAGGTGGTACAAGGAAAATCATTTGAAGTAAGCCCCGCTTTTTTGGATAGTTTGGAGGAAGTAGATGGAGTGGAGTCCATAACTGAGGTGATCGAGGATAACGCTTTATTAAAATATGGAGAGGACCAGATGGTCGTGACCATGAAAGGGGTAACTGCTGCTTTTTTGGACGAGGAGCGTTTTAGCAAGGGGTATTTTGCGGGTGAAATGACCTTGGGGAGCGAAAAGAAACCAAAGGCAATTCTTGGTCGAGGAGTCAGCTTTATGCTAGGAATGAATCCTTCCAGTGAGTTTGAAAATCTAAGAATGTATTATCCAGAGGCACCAAGAGCAGGGACCATTGACCCGAGCAAGATGTATAATTCAGGGATGCTTGGGTATGCAGGGGCTTTTAGTGTAGAAAAGAAGTTTGACGATAGCTATGTGGTGGTGCCATTGTCCTTTGCCAAAGAACTGATGGATTATGGAAATAAGCGGACGGCACTGGAAATCAAAGTGGACAGTGGCCATTCGATAAATCAAGTAAAGGAGCGGTTGAAGAAATTGCTAGGTGCACGCTTTACCGTAAAGGATACCGATGAGCAGCATGCTGGCTTGATCAGGGCGATTAAGATAGAGAAGCTTTTTGTGTTTATCACATTGACCTTTATTCTGGCAGTGGCGTCTTTTAATATATTCTTTTCCTTGAGCATGCTTGCCATCGAAAAGAAGAAGGATATTTCGGTAATGCTTGCGATGGGAGCGACCACAAAACTAATACGGTCTATTTATATCAAGCAAGGGGCCATCATTGCTTTTTCCGGAGCCATAGTAGGTTTGGTTTTGGGATTTTTGATCTGCTGGTTGCAAGACCGGTTTGGGCTGGTGTCACTTGGAGTGGCCAGTTCTGTAGTAGAGAGTTATCCCGTGAAAATGATCTGGACGGATTTTCTGTGGACGAGCCTTAGTCTTATTGTCATTACATTTTTTGCCGCTTATCGACCAGCTAGCATCGCCGCCAAGGTCAATACAGTGGAGCATTTGTAAGTAGGTTATGGTGGGCTACACACGTATTTGAAGCCATAGAAAAAAGTAATGCAAAACAGCTAACTTATTTG
Coding sequences within it:
- a CDS encoding FtsX-like permease family protein, whose product is MNLSFFIASRYFRSKKKRNFINILSRIAMIGVAVGTMALIIVLSVFNGLEDLIRGLYASFDAPLKIEVVQGKSFEVSPAFLDSLEEVDGVESITEVIEDNALLKYGEDQMVVTMKGVTAAFLDEERFSKGYFAGEMTLGSEKKPKAILGRGVSFMLGMNPSSEFENLRMYYPEAPRAGTIDPSKMYNSGMLGYAGAFSVEKKFDDSYVVVPLSFAKELMDYGNKRTALEIKVDSGHSINQVKERLKKLLGARFTVKDTDEQHAGLIRAIKIEKLFVFITLTFILAVASFNIFFSLSMLAIEKKKDISVMLAMGATTKLIRSIYIKQGAIIAFSGAIVGLVLGFLICWLQDRFGLVSLGVASSVVESYPVKMIWTDFLWTSLSLIVITFFAAYRPASIAAKVNTVEHL
- a CDS encoding phosphatidylserine decarboxylase family protein produces the protein MTIHKEGRILLFWMLVVLAGINFATHQLMPGQETVLNLILLASIIIYLLVLQFFRNPRIAMPDDEQLVYAPADGKVVVIEEAEEEEFLNERRKQISIFMSPVNVHVNRSPISGIVSYFKYHPGKYMVAWHPKASYENERTTMVVKHTKTGVQLLVRQIAGAVARRIKCYVKEGDPLVQGGEFGFIKFGSRVDVFVPLDAEILVNIDDKTKGGLTPLARLK
- the rbfA gene encoding 30S ribosome-binding factor RbfA produces the protein MESKRQQKYSKLIQKELGDIFQRESKPLVGNAMVTVTRVIMSPDLGVAKVSLSFLLANNKELLEKIDDHKKEIRKHLGKRIGKTVRSIPELVFYPDDSSAYAQHMDKIIDDLDIPEGSDEDEEDD